A single window of Gavia stellata isolate bGavSte3 chromosome 14, bGavSte3.hap2, whole genome shotgun sequence DNA harbors:
- the LOC104252289 gene encoding adrenodoxin, translating to MIAQGISGLMRPLRSGLNMSKIRFIYLCGVPEQHHTPAKQGSERGFSSTHKLQDAPGESSSADQVTVHFINRDGERLTASAKEGQSLLEVVVNQNLAIDGFGACEGTLACSTCHLIFEKDTFQKLDAISDEELDMLDLAYGLTETSRLGCQVCIKKSMDGLTVRVPMDVSDIRRQLEVGKQSKQ from the exons ATGATAGCTCAAGGCATCTCGGGGCTCATGCGACCCTTACGAAGTGGACTGAACATGAGCAAAATTCGCTTTATTTATCTCTGTGGGGTGCCTGAGCAGCATCACACGCCAGCTAAGCAGGGGTCAGAAAGAGGCTTCAGCTCCACACACAAGCTCCAGGATGCCCCTGGGGAATCAAG CTCTGCAGACCAGGTGACGGTGCATTTTATAAATCGCGATGGAGAGCGACTTACGGCCTCAGCCAAAGAAGGGCAGAGTTTGCTGGAAGTGGTAGTCAATCAAAACTTGGCCATTGATGGATTTG GTGCATGTGAAGGGACATTGGCCTGCTCCACTTGTCACCTCATCTTTGAGAAGGACACCTTCCAAAAGCTGGATGCCATCTCAGATGAAGAGCTGGACATGCTGGACTTGGCGTATGGACTCACTGAGAC ATCTCGCCTTGGCTGCCAGGTGTGCATTAAGAAGTCGATGGATGGTCTGACGGTGCGGGTCCCCATGGATGTATCAGACAtcaggaggcagctggaggttggaaagcaaagcaagcagTAA
- the MSN gene encoding moesin codes for MPKTISVRVTTMDAELEFAIQPNTTGKQLFDQVVKTIGLREVWFFGLQYQDTKGFSTWLKLNKKVTAQDVRKESPLLFKFRAKFYPEDVAEELIQDITQRLFFLQVKEAILNDDIYCPPETAVLLASYAVQSKYGDFNKEVHKSGYLGSDKLLPQRVLEQHKLNKDQWEERIQVWHEEHRGMIREDAVLEYLKIAQDLEMYGVNYFSIKNKKGSELWLGVDALGLNIYEQNDRLTPKIGFPWSEIRNISFNDKKFVIKPIDKKAPDFVFYAPRLRINKRILALCMGNHELYMRRRKPDTIEVQQMKAQAREEKHQKQMERALLENEKKKRELAEKEKEKIEREKEELMERLKQIEEQTKKAQQELEEQTRRAMELEQERKRAQEEAEKLAKERREAEEAKEALLKASHDQQKTQEQLAAEMAELTARITQLELARQKKESEAQEWQQKAQMVQEDLEKTKEELKTAMSTPHVTEPMHSENEHDDEQDENAAEASAELRSEATIKDRSEEERTTEAEKNERVQKHLKALSSELANARDETKKTTNDMIHAENMRLGRDKYKTLRQIRQGNTKQRIDEFESM; via the exons GTCGTCAAGACAATTGGTTTAAGAGAAGTCTGGTTTTTTGGACTTCAGTATCAGGACACCAAGGGCTTCTCAACATGGCTGAAATTGAACAAAAAG GTAACAGCACAGGATGTACGCAAAGAAAGCCCCTTGCTTTTCAAATTCCGTGCCAAGTTCTACCCAGAGGATGTGGCAGAAGAGCTGATCCAGGACATCACACAGCgccttttcttcctccaagtGAAGGAAGCAATTCTGAATGATGACATTTATTGCCCTCCAGAAACAGCTGTTCTTCTGGCTTCTTACGCTGTCCAGTCAAAATATGGAGACTTTAACAAAGAGGTGCACAAGTCTGGCTACCTTGGTAGTGACAAACTGCTCCCACAGAG AGTTCTGGAGCAGCACAAGCTTAACAAAGACCAGTGGGAGGAGAGGATCCAGGTGTGGCATGAGGAACATCGAGGAATGATTAG AGAAGATGCTGTCTTGGAGTACCTGAAAATTGCACAGGATCTAGAAATGTATGGCGTGAACTACTTCAGCATTAAGAACAAGAAGGGCTCTGAACTCTGGCTGGGTGTAGATGCTCTTGGACTCAACATTTATGAACAGAATGACAG GCTAACACCGAAAATTGGATTCCCTTGGAGTGAGATCAGAAATATCTCATTCAATGACAAGAAATTTGTTATCAAGCCTATTGACAAGAAAGCACCA GACTTTGTATTCTATGCCCCTCGGTTACGGATTAACAAACGAATCTTGGCACTTTGCATGGGGAACCATGAGCTCTACATGCGCAGACGTAAACCAGATACCATTGAGGTGCAGCAGATGAAAGCACAGGCTCGGGAAGAGAAGCATCAGAAACAGATGGAGAG AGCCCTGCTggagaatgagaagaagaagagggagttggcagaaaaggagaaggagaagattGAACGTGAGAAGGAGGAGCTAATGGAGAGACTCAAGCAAATTGAGGAGCAAACCAAGAAAGCTCAGCAAG AACTGGAAGAACAGACTCGCAGAGCTATGGAGCTGGAACAGGAGAGAAAACGAGctcaggaggaagcagagaaactGGCTAAAGAAcgcagagaagcagaagaggcaaaGGAGGCCCTACTGAAAGCGTCCCATGATCAACAAAAGACCCAGGAACAGCTG GCTGCTGAGATGGCAGAACTCACAGCTAGGATCACGCAGCTGGAGCTGGCCAGGCAGAAGAAGGAGAGCGAGGCCCAGGAGTGGCAACAGAAG GCACAGATGGTGCAGGAGGACCTAGAAAAGACCAAAGAGGAGTTGAAGACTGCCATGAGCACCCCTCACGTCACTGAGCCCATGCACTCTGAGAATGAGCATGATGATGAGCAGGATGAGAATGCAGCAGAAGCCAGTGCTGAGCTACGATCAGAGGCCACCATCAAGGACCGCAGTGAGGAGGAGCGCACCACTGAAGCAGAGAAGAACGAACGGGTCCAGAAACACTTGAAG GCTCTTTCCTCGGAGCTGGCAAATGCTCGGGATGAAACCAAGAAGACAACCAATGATATGATCCATGCTGAGAACATGCGTCTGGGCCGAGACAAGTACAAGACCCTCCGTCAGATTCGGCAGGGCAACACCAAGCAGCGCATTGATGAGTTTGAGTCCATGTAA